In Candidatus Goldiibacteriota bacterium, the following are encoded in one genomic region:
- the rsgA gene encoding ribosome small subunit-dependent GTPase A, which produces MTLEQLGWDSRFEEVFEPFRKDGLNPARVIAEHRERYILHTGEAEIAGEVSGKFMFTAQTPSEYPKTGDWVAASVFPEESKAIIHNLVPRHTYFSRKAAGIKTVEQVMASNINTIFIVQGLDNNYNPMRLLRYAASIEGTGISPVVVLNKSDLNPDAAQILEKTKELLLSIPVLEISAKTGNHMSELKSFMREGMTSVFVGSSGAGKSTIINSLAGKQVAQTHEVREDDSRGRHTTVARQLYFIDNCGMVIDTPGIRELQLWDDDGKSAPEFDIVLQYAQKCRFKDCLHENEPGCAVKEAADKGLIPPEILKSYFKLKKEMEYTRSKVDEAAALERKQKEKKFGKYVKNVLKDIKEVKGR; this is translated from the coding sequence ATGACACTTGAACAACTGGGTTGGGACAGCAGGTTTGAAGAGGTATTTGAACCTTTCAGAAAAGACGGGCTTAATCCCGCGCGCGTTATAGCGGAGCACAGGGAAAGATATATATTACATACAGGCGAAGCCGAAATAGCCGGCGAAGTATCCGGTAAATTTATGTTTACCGCGCAGACGCCTTCGGAATACCCAAAAACAGGCGACTGGGTCGCTGCATCCGTTTTTCCGGAGGAAAGCAAAGCCATAATACACAACCTTGTGCCGCGTCACACCTATTTTTCAAGAAAAGCCGCCGGTATAAAAACTGTTGAACAGGTTATGGCTTCAAACATTAACACTATTTTTATTGTCCAGGGGCTTGATAATAATTACAACCCCATGCGCCTTTTAAGATACGCGGCTTCAATTGAAGGCACCGGAATATCTCCGGTTGTTGTCCTGAATAAATCCGACCTTAATCCCGACGCCGCGCAGATACTTGAAAAAACAAAAGAACTTCTGCTCTCTATACCCGTTCTTGAAATAAGCGCGAAAACGGGTAATCATATGTCAGAGCTTAAAAGTTTCATGCGCGAAGGCATGACATCCGTCTTTGTCGGGTCATCAGGCGCGGGAAAATCAACCATAATAAACAGCCTTGCCGGAAAGCAGGTCGCGCAGACCCACGAAGTCCGCGAGGACGATTCCAGAGGAAGGCATACAACTGTGGCGCGCCAGCTTTATTTTATAGATAACTGCGGAATGGTAATAGACACCCCCGGCATAAGGGAGCTGCAGCTTTGGGATGATGACGGAAAATCCGCGCCCGAATTTGATATTGTCCTTCAATACGCGCAGAAATGCAGGTTTAAAGACTGCCTTCACGAAAACGAACCGGGCTGCGCCGTTAAAGAGGCCGCGGATAAAGGATTAATACCCCCGGAAATACTAAAGAGTTATTTTAAATTGAAAAAAGAGATGGAATACACAAGGTCAAAGGTTGATGAAGCCGCCGCGCTGGAAAGAAAACAAAAAGAAAAGAAATTCGGAAAATACGTCAAAAATGTCCTTAAAGATATAAAAGAAGTAAAAGGCAGATAA
- a CDS encoding penicillin-binding protein activator LpoB, giving the protein MKKLAMIFAVLAIAMVAISCAGTSVKRVETDTVMDLSGRWNDTDSQLVSEQMVKEMLERPWLRRFLKETGKEPRVIVGDIRNKTDEHIEVETFRKDIERELTNSGDVRFVASKSEREEIRDERADMQEYSSETTAKKFKKETAADFMLKGVITSISDAAAGKKVIFYQIDLELFDTENNEKAWVGQKKIKKVIDKPGIGF; this is encoded by the coding sequence ATGAAGAAGTTGGCAATGATTTTTGCGGTACTTGCAATCGCCATGGTGGCAATTTCATGCGCGGGAACATCGGTTAAAAGGGTTGAAACAGACACAGTTATGGATTTGTCCGGAAGGTGGAATGACACTGATTCACAGCTTGTATCCGAACAGATGGTTAAAGAGATGCTTGAAAGGCCGTGGCTTAGAAGGTTCTTAAAGGAAACAGGAAAAGAACCAAGGGTAATAGTGGGCGATATCAGAAATAAAACTGACGAGCACATTGAAGTGGAAACATTCAGAAAAGATATTGAAAGGGAACTTACCAATTCCGGCGATGTGCGTTTTGTGGCCAGCAAATCGGAAAGGGAAGAAATAAGGGACGAACGCGCGGACATGCAGGAATATTCGTCTGAAACCACGGCAAAGAAGTTTAAAAAAGAAACCGCCGCTGATTTCATGCTTAAAGGCGTAATTACATCAATCTCTGACGCGGCTGCCGGCAAAAAGGTAATTTTCTACCAGATAGACCTTGAACTTTTTGACACGGAAAATAATGAAAAAGCGTGGGTAGGACAGAAAAAGATAAAGAAAGTAATAGATAAGCCGGGAATAGGATTCTAA
- a CDS encoding glycosyltransferase family 4 protein, with protein sequence MKKNIAIVITRLDLGGAQKVALYLAEKLDKKKFNVHLIAGRGGYMDRQIQSEKSGVTYQLWKEIKHPISPFDDAKAVFKLMRYFKDNKIDIVHTHSSKAGILGRKAAWLAGVKKIVHTIHGFSFHEYQNFLMRSIYRFLEISMALITDDLIAVGEDVVDYGIKMGVGKAGKYTVIRAGVELEKFKKTAALGKVFKKKYGIKTGQYVVGMIGNLKKQKNPLAFIEIAKRVIEKNPKVIFKFAGDGPLRQKAEELISRYELNNNVELSGWVEKPEEFMAACDLFILTSLWEGLPCTLAQAAAAGKICVASDVYGNREIIKGLGAGYLFKPSDYDSAAAYIIEEMSKKSGYKPRSAQYLSQFNADLMVKQHEKLYLS encoded by the coding sequence ATGAAAAAAAATATAGCAATAGTAATTACAAGGCTTGATTTGGGAGGGGCGCAGAAAGTGGCGCTTTATCTTGCGGAGAAGCTTGATAAAAAGAAATTTAATGTCCACCTTATAGCAGGCAGGGGCGGCTATATGGACAGACAGATTCAGTCTGAAAAATCCGGCGTTACATATCAGTTATGGAAAGAGATAAAGCACCCAATAAGCCCTTTTGATGACGCAAAAGCCGTCTTTAAATTGATGAGATATTTTAAAGATAATAAAATAGATATTGTCCACACGCATTCTTCCAAGGCAGGGATACTGGGAAGAAAAGCCGCGTGGCTTGCCGGGGTTAAGAAAATAGTCCACACCATACACGGCTTTTCTTTTCATGAATATCAGAATTTTTTAATGCGCTCCATATACAGATTTTTAGAGATATCCATGGCTTTAATAACAGATGATTTGATAGCGGTGGGCGAAGACGTTGTTGATTACGGCATAAAGATGGGCGTTGGAAAGGCGGGCAAATATACGGTAATCAGGGCGGGTGTGGAACTTGAAAAGTTTAAAAAAACCGCTGCTTTGGGGAAAGTATTTAAAAAGAAATACGGTATAAAAACGGGGCAGTATGTGGTTGGTATGATAGGAAATCTAAAAAAACAAAAGAACCCGCTTGCGTTTATTGAAATCGCAAAAAGGGTTATAGAAAAAAACCCGAAAGTGATTTTCAAATTCGCGGGTGACGGCCCGCTTAGGCAAAAAGCGGAAGAACTGATATCCCGTTATGAATTAAATAATAATGTGGAATTATCGGGTTGGGTGGAAAAACCCGAAGAATTCATGGCGGCGTGTGATTTATTCATTTTAACTTCACTGTGGGAAGGGCTTCCGTGCACGCTGGCACAGGCCGCGGCTGCCGGAAAAATCTGCGTGGCCTCTGATGTTTACGGCAACAGGGAGATTATTAAGGGTTTGGGCGCGGGGTATCTGTTTAAACCTTCGGATTATGATTCTGCCGCCGCGTATATAATAGAAGAAATGTCCAAAAAAAGCGGGTATAAGCCGCGGTCGGCACAGTACCTTTCTCAGTTTAACGCGGATTTAATGGTAAAACAGCACGAGAAATTGTATCTTTCATAA